Genomic window (Deinococcus aerolatus):
CTGGGCTCCTTCGCGGTCTGGTCAGCGTAGCCGCTGACCGGGGCGAAGTGACTTGGCCCGTGGTCCTTTCCGAGGGGTTCATTCCACGGCCCTGGGGTACGTCTACCCCTGGGATAAACTGATCGCGTCGGCGGAATCTCTCTTCGCTGCTTGACGGGATTCTTGAAGCACTACCAAACGCTCTTTAACTGCTTTAACGTTAGGCCATGACTGGGCTGAGCCAGATTCTGCTGTTGACGCTGATTCCCGTGGCTGCCACCATCCTGGGCGGCGTGGTGGCCAGCTTCCGCCCGCCCACCCCACGCGTTCGCAGCTTTGTCCAGCACCTCGCGGCGGGCGTCGTCTTTGCCGCCGTTGCCGGGGAGTTGCTGCCTCAGATCACGGCGGGCCGGGAGCCGCTGGGCGTGGTGATCGGCTTCGCCCTGGGCGTGGGCGTCATGCTGGTGGTGCGGACGCTGGTGGGCCGGCTGGATCCGGAAGAAGAGGACGGGGCGGCCGGGGAGGATTCCGCTGGGGCCGCCCCGCGCGCCGTGACTGGCTTGCTCGCGGCGGTGGGCATCGACATCCTGATCGACGGCTTGCTGATCGGCGTGGGCTTCGCAGCTGGCGAGCGGGTGGGCACCCTGCTGGTGGTGGCGCTGACCCTGGAACTGCTGTTCTTGGGCCTGTCGGTGGCGGCCAGCCTGGGACAGCGCGGAGCCTCCAGGAGCCGCAGCATCCTGACCGTGAGCGGCCTGAGCCTGCTGGTCATCGTGGGGGCCTCGCTGGGCGGCACGCTGCTACAGGGATTGTCTGGCCTGGCGCTGGAAATTGTCCTGTCCTTCGGCGCGGCGGCGCTGCTGTACCTGGTCACTGAGGAACTGCTGGTAGAGGCGCACGAGGTCAAGGAGACGCCGTGGATCACCAGCGCCTTTTTCATAGGCTTCATCGCCCTGTACCTGATTGAACTGCTGGCGTAGGAGGGTTAGGTGCCCGCCGTGTGATACGGATCCCGGTTAATTTGTCATACGAGGCCACCGATGGAAGAGGGTCAGGGAGCGCAACCGTTCGCACTGGCCCGTCATTCACCTTCGCGGCGAACACTCAGCCAGGCTCATCTGCCACTTTCGATGTCCTGAATCAGCGCCTTCATCTCGGCGATTTCCCGGCGCTGGGCTTCAATGATGCTGTCGGCCAGCTCGCGCACACGGGGGTCAGTGATGTTGGCCCGTTCACTGGTCAGGATGGCAATCGAGTGGTGCGGAATCATGGCCTTCATCCACGCCACGTCACCCACCGTGGCCTGTGAGCGCACCAGCCACAGCGCTCCAC
Coding sequences:
- a CDS encoding DUF305 domain-containing protein; its protein translation is YMGAVMAVIMLGYMLSMYKNSRNNKMILIGSVIVFSGALWLVRSQATVGDVAWMKAMIPHHSIAILTSERANITDPRVRELADSIIEAQRREIAEMKALIQDIESGR
- a CDS encoding ZIP family metal transporter; the encoded protein is MTGLSQILLLTLIPVAATILGGVVASFRPPTPRVRSFVQHLAAGVVFAAVAGELLPQITAGREPLGVVIGFALGVGVMLVVRTLVGRLDPEEEDGAAGEDSAGAAPRAVTGLLAAVGIDILIDGLLIGVGFAAGERVGTLLVVALTLELLFLGLSVAASLGQRGASRSRSILTVSGLSLLVIVGASLGGTLLQGLSGLALEIVLSFGAAALLYLVTEELLVEAHEVKETPWITSAFFIGFIALYLIELLA